A single genomic interval of Streptomyces showdoensis harbors:
- a CDS encoding LysR family transcriptional regulator, producing the protein MDLALLRTFVTVHRAGSFTRAAALLGLSQPAVTSQIRTLERQLGRPLFLRQARGVTPTTIGDELAHRAAPHLDALVEIAETGQEEQSGIRTLHLAGPPEFTAIRVLPALTPLVAQGLTLRASFLGDAEETLDGLAAGHHDLAVATARPRGGLFAATPLCDEEHVLVAAPRWAARLSPGVLLSKGAVVLEQLPVVEVHESLPFVSRYWAAVFESKPAAAATVIAPDLRAVLETTAAGAGLAVLPRYLCEEALDSGRLVALLDPPVPPLRTYFLVVRTGTLALPHLARAHEWLLRTAGGW; encoded by the coding sequence ATGGATCTGGCCCTGCTGCGCACGTTCGTCACGGTGCACCGGGCCGGCTCCTTCACCCGCGCCGCCGCCCTCCTCGGGCTCTCCCAGCCCGCGGTCACCAGCCAGATCCGCACCCTGGAACGACAGCTCGGCCGCCCGCTCTTCCTCAGACAGGCCCGTGGGGTCACCCCCACCACCATCGGCGACGAGCTGGCCCACCGCGCCGCCCCGCATCTGGACGCGCTCGTCGAGATCGCCGAGACCGGGCAGGAGGAACAGAGCGGGATCCGCACCCTCCATCTCGCCGGGCCGCCCGAGTTCACCGCGATCCGGGTGCTGCCCGCCCTGACCCCGCTGGTCGCCCAGGGCCTCACGCTCCGCGCCTCGTTCCTCGGCGACGCGGAGGAGACCCTGGACGGACTCGCCGCCGGGCACCACGATCTGGCCGTCGCCACCGCCCGGCCCCGCGGCGGTCTGTTCGCCGCCACCCCGCTCTGCGACGAGGAGCACGTCCTGGTCGCCGCCCCGCGCTGGGCCGCCCGACTCTCCCCCGGGGTGCTGCTCAGCAAGGGCGCGGTCGTCCTGGAGCAGCTGCCCGTGGTCGAGGTGCACGAGTCGCTGCCCTTCGTCTCCCGCTACTGGGCCGCCGTCTTCGAGTCCAAGCCGGCCGCGGCCGCCACGGTGATAGCCCCGGACCTGCGGGCCGTCCTGGAGACCACCGCCGCTGGCGCGGGGCTCGCCGTGCTGCCGCGCTATCTGTGCGAGGAGGCCCTGGACAGCGGCCGGCTCGTGGCGCTCCTCGACCCGCCGGTGCCGCCGCTGCGCACCTACTTCCTGGTCGTCCGCACCGGCACGCTCGCGCTGCCGCATCTGGCACGGGCTCATGAGTGGTTGCTGCGGACCGCCGGGGGCTGGTGA
- a CDS encoding GNAT family N-acetyltransferase — protein sequence MSDLEIRPARQDDLPAIIAMLADDPLGSQRESPEDLTPYTAAFLRLDRDPNQHLVVAEREGRVVGTLQLTVIPGLSRKGTTRSIIEGVRIHADERGSGLGTRLIEWAVEESRAEGCRLVQLTSDVTRTDAHRFYERLGFEASHLGFKLSL from the coding sequence ATGAGCGATCTTGAGATACGGCCCGCCCGCCAGGACGACCTCCCCGCCATCATCGCGATGCTGGCCGACGACCCCCTGGGCTCCCAGCGCGAGTCCCCCGAGGACCTCACGCCGTACACCGCAGCCTTCCTCCGGCTCGACCGGGACCCGAACCAGCATCTGGTCGTCGCCGAGCGCGAGGGCCGGGTCGTCGGCACGCTGCAGCTGACGGTCATTCCCGGGCTCTCCCGGAAGGGCACCACCCGGTCGATCATCGAAGGGGTCCGCATCCACGCCGACGAGCGCGGCAGCGGCCTCGGCACCCGGCTCATCGAGTGGGCCGTCGAGGAGTCCCGCGCCGAGGGCTGCCGACTGGTGCAGCTGACCTCCGACGTCACCCGCACCGACGCCCACCGCTTCTACGAGCGACTCGGCTTCGAGGCCTCCCATCTCGGCTTCAAGCTGAGCCTCTGA
- a CDS encoding cupin domain-containing protein produces the protein MKAFRLDELEAERAANEGAYLQFLRERNMSVGLYALDAGQLDPQQPHGQDEVYFVVSGRAAITVGDETTPVARGSVVYVPAGVPHRFHHITEDLRVMVVFSPPEA, from the coding sequence ATGAAGGCATTCCGACTGGACGAGCTGGAGGCGGAGCGAGCCGCCAACGAGGGTGCGTACCTCCAGTTCCTGCGGGAGCGGAACATGTCGGTCGGGCTGTACGCGCTCGACGCGGGGCAGCTCGACCCGCAGCAGCCGCACGGGCAGGACGAGGTGTACTTCGTGGTCAGCGGCCGGGCCGCGATCACGGTCGGGGACGAGACCACCCCGGTGGCGCGGGGCAGCGTGGTCTACGTGCCGGCCGGGGTGCCGCACAGGTTCCACCACATCACCGAGGACCTGCGGGTCATGGTGGTCTTCTCGCCGCCGGAGGCCTGA
- a CDS encoding phage holin family protein — MKNFVVKTLANAGALAVAVWILQPDITLTGDSTANKVWTLVLVALVFGLVNFLVKPVVKLLTFPLFILTLGLITLVVNALMLLLTSWLSDQLGLSFHVDGFWTAVLGGLIISVVSWALNVVLPDGD, encoded by the coding sequence ATGAAGAATTTCGTAGTCAAGACGCTCGCGAACGCGGGGGCCCTGGCGGTGGCCGTCTGGATCCTCCAGCCGGACATCACCCTCACCGGCGACAGCACCGCGAACAAGGTCTGGACCCTGGTCCTGGTCGCCCTGGTCTTCGGCCTGGTCAACTTCCTGGTGAAGCCGGTCGTGAAGCTGCTCACCTTCCCGCTCTTCATCCTGACGCTCGGTCTGATCACCCTGGTCGTCAACGCCCTCATGCTGCTGCTGACCTCCTGGCTGTCCGACCAGCTCGGCCTCAGCTTCCACGTGGACGGCTTCTGGACCGCGGTCCTCGGCGGCCTGATCATCTCCGTCGTCTCCTGGGCGCTGAACGTCGTCCTCCCCGACGGCGACTGA
- a CDS encoding NUDIX domain-containing protein, producing MTERPVVKRTARAILLDGDDLILIKRTKPGVDPYWLTPGGGVEPSDPTVVQALHREVHEELGAKITDVVPCFVDTVEHIVDGGVSGVKVQHFFVCRLESMDTSLRHGPEIEEPLGEYEIVRVPFSRVGIAAVHLVPLSLRHYLDGNIEGVRAMHAPDLG from the coding sequence ATGACCGAACGACCAGTGGTCAAGCGCACCGCACGCGCCATCCTGCTCGACGGGGACGACCTCATCCTCATCAAGCGGACCAAGCCCGGGGTGGATCCCTACTGGCTCACGCCCGGCGGCGGGGTCGAGCCCTCGGACCCGACCGTCGTCCAGGCCCTGCACCGCGAGGTGCACGAGGAGCTGGGCGCCAAGATCACCGACGTGGTGCCCTGTTTCGTCGACACCGTCGAGCACATCGTCGACGGCGGGGTCTCGGGCGTGAAGGTGCAGCACTTCTTCGTCTGCCGGCTGGAGTCCATGGACACCTCGCTGCGCCACGGCCCCGAGATCGAGGAGCCGCTGGGCGAGTACGAGATCGTCCGCGTGCCCTTCAGCCGGGTCGGCATCGCCGCCGTGCACCTGGTGCCGCTCTCCCTGCGCCACTACCTGGACGGCAACATCGAGGGCGTCCGCGCGATGCACGCCCCCGACCTGGGCTAG
- a CDS encoding MarR family winged helix-turn-helix transcriptional regulator, which yields MTATDPALTALSQGWCALSLLHGRIESHIERALESRHGLSVREYSLLDVLSRQHDGPGGHLQMKQVADAVVLSQSATTRLVTRLEDRGLLTRYLCATDRRGIYTDVTEAGQKLLAEARPTNDGALREALDAAAENPELAPLVRVVEGLGVPV from the coding sequence ATGACCGCGACGGACCCCGCACTGACGGCCCTCTCCCAGGGCTGGTGCGCCCTCTCCCTGCTGCACGGCAGGATCGAGTCGCACATCGAGCGGGCGCTGGAGTCCCGGCACGGTCTGAGCGTGCGCGAGTACTCGCTCCTCGACGTGCTCAGCCGCCAGCACGACGGACCCGGCGGACACCTCCAGATGAAGCAGGTCGCCGACGCCGTCGTGCTCAGCCAGAGCGCCACCACCCGGCTCGTCACCCGGCTGGAGGACCGCGGGCTGCTCACCCGGTACCTGTGCGCCACCGACCGGCGCGGCATCTACACCGATGTCACCGAGGCCGGCCAGAAGCTCCTCGCCGAAGCCCGCCCCACCAACGACGGGGCCCTGCGCGAGGCCCTGGACGCGGCGGCCGAGAACCCGGAGCTGGCCCCGCTGGTCCGGGTCGTCGAAGGGCTCGGCGTTCCCGTCTGA
- a CDS encoding DUF5326 family protein — translation MAVKEILAGMPWWVKWVAIPVLALVVFGGLITSVLTFVVGLLFKVLLFVALVGGLIFVVRKFTSSSGSREDW, via the coding sequence ATGGCGGTGAAGGAGATTCTCGCGGGGATGCCGTGGTGGGTGAAGTGGGTCGCCATACCCGTTCTCGCGCTCGTCGTCTTCGGCGGACTGATCACGAGCGTCCTGACCTTCGTGGTCGGCCTGCTCTTCAAGGTGCTGCTGTTCGTGGCGCTCGTCGGTGGCCTGATCTTCGTCGTACGGAAGTTCACCTCGTCCTCCGGCTCGCGCGAGGACTGGTAG
- a CDS encoding cystathionine gamma-lyase — protein sequence MSGTDGGDGTPAEGPGRIGDGTRAVRAGLPEPVKYEPTLPGPVFAAHFHLPGEPTGPYTYGRDENPTWTLLERAIGELEAPGETGVETLVFASGMAAISAVVLSQLRAGDAVVFPDDAYQALPLLHEQLRAYGIEVRTAPTRGDAQLTVLDGAKLLWIETPSNPGLDVCDVRRLVRAAHEAGALVAVDNTLATPLGQRPLELGADFSVASDTKGMTGHGDILLGHVSCRDPLRAAEVRRWRKIVGAVPGPMEAWLAHRSLATLQLRLDRQCGTALTLAEALVAHPDVSGLRHPGLPGDPSHEVAARQMRRFGSVVSFVLPDRAWADRFLDALRLVDDATSFGGVRSTAERRGRWGGDAVPEGFIRFSVGAEDPEDLIDDVLRALDTAAKGDPADEGLAGTG from the coding sequence ATGAGCGGCACCGACGGCGGCGACGGCACCCCGGCCGAGGGGCCCGGCCGGATCGGCGACGGGACCCGGGCGGTCCGGGCCGGACTGCCCGAACCGGTGAAGTACGAGCCCACCCTGCCCGGCCCGGTCTTCGCCGCCCACTTCCACCTGCCCGGCGAACCCACCGGCCCCTACACCTACGGCCGCGACGAGAACCCCACCTGGACCCTCCTGGAACGCGCCATCGGCGAGCTGGAGGCCCCGGGGGAGACCGGGGTCGAGACCCTGGTCTTCGCCTCCGGGATGGCCGCGATCTCCGCCGTCGTCCTCTCGCAGCTGCGCGCCGGCGACGCCGTCGTCTTCCCCGACGATGCCTACCAGGCACTGCCGCTGCTGCACGAGCAGCTGCGGGCGTACGGCATCGAGGTGCGCACCGCGCCCACCCGCGGCGACGCCCAGCTCACCGTCCTGGACGGGGCGAAGCTGCTGTGGATCGAGACGCCGTCCAACCCCGGGCTCGACGTCTGCGACGTGCGCCGCCTGGTGCGGGCCGCCCACGAGGCGGGGGCCCTGGTCGCGGTCGACAACACCCTGGCCACCCCGCTCGGCCAGCGCCCCCTGGAGCTCGGTGCCGACTTCTCCGTCGCCAGCGACACCAAGGGCATGACCGGCCACGGCGACATCCTGCTCGGGCACGTCAGCTGCCGCGACCCGCTGAGGGCCGCCGAGGTACGGCGCTGGCGGAAGATCGTCGGGGCCGTCCCGGGGCCGATGGAGGCCTGGCTCGCCCACCGCTCCCTGGCCACCCTCCAGCTGCGCCTCGACCGGCAGTGCGGCACCGCGCTGACCCTCGCCGAGGCCCTCGTCGCGCATCCGGACGTGTCCGGGCTGCGCCATCCCGGGCTGCCGGGCGACCCCTCTCACGAGGTCGCCGCCCGCCAGATGCGGCGCTTCGGCTCCGTCGTCTCCTTCGTCCTGCCGGACCGCGCCTGGGCGGACCGCTTCCTGGACGCGCTGCGGCTGGTGGACGACGCGACCAGCTTCGGCGGGGTCCGGTCCACCGCCGAGCGGCGCGGACGCTGGGGCGGGGACGCCGTGCCCGAGGGCTTCATCCGCTTCTCGGTGGGCGCGGAGGACCCGGAGGACCTGATCGACGACGTCCTTCGGGCGCTCGACACGGCGGCCAAGGGCGACCCGGCCGACGAGGGCCTCGCGGGCACCGGATAG
- a CDS encoding HAD family hydrolase, which yields MTTFHGSGRLHLFDLDGTLIRGSAAAVEISRQLGLGKEIAELEQGFLLHGLTPDEFAVRARALWSELTPGQVTAAFEGAPWLAGIREVWAGIRAEGGHCAVISLSPDFFVERLLDWGADAAHGSAWPAVPFTEPIHRPGILDASAKVRIAKELCERFGVRLDACVAYGDSMSDAELFAVVPETVAVNADHHLADLARHRYTGGDLREAHALVRKNAA from the coding sequence ATGACGACCTTCCACGGCAGCGGCAGGCTCCACCTCTTCGACCTCGACGGCACCCTCATCCGGGGATCGGCCGCCGCGGTGGAGATCTCGCGGCAGCTCGGACTGGGCAAGGAGATCGCGGAGCTGGAGCAGGGTTTCCTGCTGCACGGCCTCACCCCCGACGAGTTCGCGGTGCGGGCCCGGGCGCTCTGGTCGGAACTCACCCCGGGACAGGTGACGGCGGCCTTCGAAGGGGCGCCCTGGCTGGCCGGCATCCGGGAGGTCTGGGCGGGGATCCGGGCCGAGGGCGGCCACTGCGCCGTGATCTCGCTGTCGCCCGACTTCTTCGTCGAACGGCTGCTGGACTGGGGCGCGGACGCGGCCCACGGCTCCGCCTGGCCCGCCGTGCCGTTCACGGAGCCGATCCATCGCCCCGGGATCCTCGACGCCTCGGCCAAGGTGCGGATCGCCAAGGAGCTCTGCGAGCGCTTCGGAGTCCGACTGGATGCCTGCGTGGCCTACGGGGACTCGATGTCCGACGCGGAGCTCTTCGCGGTGGTGCCCGAGACGGTGGCCGTGAACGCGGACCACCACCTCGCTGATCTGGCCCGGCACCGCTACACCGGAGGGGATCTGCGCGAGGCCCACGCACTGGTCCGAAAGAACGCAGCCTAG
- a CDS encoding GNAT family N-acetyltransferase, translated as MPSSHAPLDQLPIRRLTTEDVLACADLSEDRGWQREEYKWGLLLAAGVGYGIDDPSGKGLVTACVVTSYGPGLAAIGMVLVSARYARQGIGRRLMRHVLAEAGDTPLTLYATSNGRPLYEELGFTDIGRAEMLRGHFTLTEPAPALPVRPATAEDLPAVLRLDQEIFGVDRTAMIARLPAFADQLRVAEQDGEITGFAAIWPNMDTHVIGPLIARDTATAQALVASLAAASDRPLRTDVDDRHGALTTWLKANGLEQIATTTVMVRSLPELPGDWRRRFAPLTVAAG; from the coding sequence ATGCCCTCTTCACACGCCCCGCTCGACCAGCTCCCCATCCGGCGTCTCACCACGGAGGACGTCCTCGCCTGTGCCGACCTCTCCGAGGACCGGGGATGGCAGCGGGAGGAGTACAAGTGGGGGCTGCTGCTCGCCGCGGGCGTGGGGTACGGCATCGACGACCCTTCCGGCAAGGGACTGGTGACCGCCTGCGTGGTCACCTCGTACGGACCGGGGCTGGCCGCCATCGGCATGGTCCTGGTCTCCGCGCGGTACGCCCGCCAGGGCATCGGGCGCCGGCTGATGCGGCACGTCCTCGCCGAGGCGGGGGACACCCCGCTCACCCTCTACGCGACGTCGAACGGCCGACCGCTCTACGAGGAGCTGGGCTTCACCGACATCGGTCGGGCGGAGATGCTCCGGGGGCACTTCACCCTCACCGAGCCGGCCCCCGCCCTTCCTGTCCGCCCCGCGACCGCGGAGGACCTCCCGGCTGTCCTGCGCCTCGACCAGGAGATCTTCGGCGTCGACCGCACCGCGATGATCGCCCGCCTGCCGGCCTTCGCCGACCAGCTGCGCGTCGCGGAGCAGGACGGCGAGATCACCGGCTTCGCCGCGATCTGGCCCAACATGGACACCCATGTCATCGGCCCGCTGATCGCCCGCGACACCGCCACGGCACAGGCCCTGGTCGCCTCGCTGGCCGCCGCCTCGGACCGCCCGCTGCGCACGGACGTCGACGACCGGCACGGCGCGCTGACGACCTGGCTGAAGGCGAACGGTCTGGAGCAGATCGCCACCACGACGGTCATGGTCCGTTCCCTCCCCGAGCTCCCGGGCGACTGGCGCCGCCGCTTCGCCCCGCTCACCGTCGCGGCGGGATAG
- a CDS encoding low molecular weight protein-tyrosine-phosphatase — MTYRVCFVCTGNICRSPMAEHVFRARVAEAGLAEAVVVDSAGTGGWHEGDPADPRTVDVLEEHGYGSGHSARRFRTSWFPALDLVIALDEGHLRELRRLAPTPQDAAKIRLLRSYDPGAGDRLDVPDPYYGGREGFEECLEMVEAASEGLLAAVRDEVEERTR, encoded by the coding sequence ATGACGTACCGCGTCTGTTTCGTCTGCACGGGCAACATCTGCCGTTCGCCGATGGCCGAGCACGTCTTCCGCGCCCGCGTGGCCGAGGCCGGTCTGGCCGAGGCGGTCGTGGTGGACAGCGCCGGCACCGGCGGCTGGCACGAGGGCGACCCCGCCGACCCGCGCACCGTGGACGTACTGGAGGAGCACGGATACGGTTCCGGGCACTCCGCCCGCCGGTTCCGCACCTCCTGGTTCCCGGCGCTGGACCTGGTGATCGCCCTCGACGAGGGGCACCTGCGCGAACTGCGGCGGCTGGCCCCCACCCCCCAGGACGCCGCGAAGATACGCCTGCTGCGCTCCTACGACCCCGGTGCGGGCGACCGGCTCGACGTGCCCGACCCCTACTACGGCGGCCGGGAGGGCTTCGAGGAGTGCCTGGAGATGGTGGAGGCCGCGAGCGAGGGACTGCTCGCCGCGGTACGCGACGAGGTGGAGGAGCGGACCCGATGA
- a CDS encoding globin domain-containing protein, with translation MRGRKFRFLPELRAGLSSCEHGRRPRRSAAGRRDMTDALATATDASPPRIPPEESEAPSPDAVLVRRTMVEIAPVADRVTSYFYALLFTHHPDLRAMFPAAMDTQRDRLLKALLTAAEHMDDVPVLTEYLRNLGRGHRKYGTQPAHYPAVGEALIGALVRYADTWDEETEGAWVRTYTTISQIMIDAAAEDEQHAPAWWQAEVVSHDLRTPDIAVITLRPDQPYPFLAGQYTSLETPWWPRIWRHYSFASAPRPDGLLTLHVKAVPAGWVSNALVHRARPGDVLRLGPPAGSMTVDHSTDNGLLCLGGGTGIAPIKALVEDVAEHGDRRRVEVFYGARSGHDLYDIDTMLRLQKTFPWLAVRPVTEDQGRLPDAVRQYGPWAEYDAYLSGPVGMVRSGVDALKGAGIPTDRIRHDFLAELVPQP, from the coding sequence ATGAGAGGCCGGAAATTCCGCTTTCTGCCCGAGCTTCGCGCCGGACTGTCATCCTGCGAACACGGAAGGCGACCACGGCGGTCGGCTGCGGGGAGGCGAGACATGACGGATGCTCTGGCTACGGCCACGGACGCGTCACCGCCTCGAATACCCCCGGAGGAGAGCGAGGCGCCCTCGCCGGACGCGGTGCTGGTGCGCCGCACGATGGTCGAGATCGCCCCGGTCGCCGACCGGGTGACCTCGTACTTCTACGCGCTGCTCTTCACCCACCATCCCGATCTGCGGGCGATGTTCCCGGCCGCGATGGACACCCAGCGCGACCGGCTGCTCAAGGCGTTGCTCACGGCGGCCGAGCACATGGACGACGTGCCCGTCCTCACCGAGTACCTCCGCAACCTCGGCCGCGGGCACCGCAAGTACGGCACCCAGCCCGCCCACTACCCGGCGGTCGGCGAGGCCCTGATCGGCGCCCTGGTCCGGTACGCCGACACCTGGGACGAGGAGACCGAGGGGGCCTGGGTCCGCACGTACACGACGATCTCGCAGATCATGATCGACGCGGCCGCGGAGGACGAGCAGCACGCGCCGGCCTGGTGGCAGGCCGAGGTGGTCTCGCACGACCTGCGGACCCCGGACATCGCCGTGATCACCCTGCGGCCCGACCAGCCGTACCCGTTCCTCGCCGGGCAGTACACGAGTCTGGAGACGCCGTGGTGGCCGCGGATATGGCGGCACTACTCCTTCGCCTCGGCCCCCCGCCCGGACGGCCTGCTCACCCTGCACGTCAAGGCGGTGCCGGCCGGCTGGGTCTCCAACGCCCTGGTCCACCGCGCCCGTCCGGGCGACGTCCTGCGCCTCGGGCCGCCCGCGGGCTCGATGACCGTCGACCACTCCACCGACAACGGGCTGCTCTGCCTCGGCGGCGGGACGGGCATCGCCCCCATCAAGGCGCTGGTCGAGGACGTGGCCGAGCACGGGGACCGGCGGCGCGTCGAGGTCTTCTACGGCGCCCGCAGCGGCCACGACCTCTACGACATCGACACGATGCTGCGGCTCCAGAAGACCTTCCCCTGGCTGGCCGTCCGCCCCGTCACCGAGGACCAGGGCAGGCTCCCGGACGCCGTGCGCCAGTACGGGCCGTGGGCCGAGTACGACGCCTATCTCTCGGGGCCGGTCGGCATGGTCCGCAGCGGGGTGGACGCCCTGAAGGGCGCCGGCATCCCCACCGATCGGATCCGCCACGACTTCCTGGCGGAGCTGGTCCCGCAGCCCTAG
- a CDS encoding serine hydrolase domain-containing protein, with product MTSFEALLPSTERALLHRVAVAQAEGRSPSFAAGVVRDGETVWFGSRSCVDGHAPEAETQYRIGSITKVFTAVLVMRLRDEGLLSLEDPLEKHLKDTGVGEVTIAQLLGHSAGLAAETPSPWWERTPGTVRPLLTDVLGERPQPHPAGRLHHYSNPGYTLLGSLVEALRGRSWAEALRIEILEPLGLRRTTVQPVAPHAGGFAVHPWADVMLPEPAQDLGIMAPAGQLWSTVGDLCRFAAFLAEGDDRVLSRASVEEMRVPAAPSAAGDGESGYGLGLQLLRKDGRTLIGHTGSLPGFVACLWVSVDDGLATVALANATSGPLTALVAADLLRIVAEAEPRIPEPWRPLPAAEVDHELLALTGPWYWGTYAYGLRVGPARGVTLEPLRGVGRRASFRALPEGGWVGLDGYYAGETLRVVRRADGSVSHLDLGSFVFTREPYEPGDAVPGGVDEAGWRGL from the coding sequence ATGACCTCCTTCGAAGCCCTGCTTCCCAGCACCGAACGCGCCCTGCTGCACCGGGTCGCCGTCGCACAGGCCGAGGGCCGCTCGCCGTCCTTCGCCGCCGGAGTGGTCCGGGACGGCGAGACCGTCTGGTTCGGGTCGCGAAGCTGCGTCGACGGGCACGCCCCGGAGGCCGAGACGCAGTACCGGATCGGCTCGATCACCAAGGTGTTCACGGCGGTTCTGGTGATGCGGCTGCGGGACGAGGGGCTGCTCAGCCTGGAGGACCCGCTGGAGAAGCACCTGAAGGACACCGGTGTCGGCGAGGTGACGATCGCTCAGCTGCTCGGCCACAGCGCCGGGCTGGCGGCCGAGACCCCGTCGCCGTGGTGGGAGCGGACGCCGGGGACGGTGCGGCCCCTGCTGACCGACGTCCTGGGGGAGCGGCCGCAGCCCCACCCCGCCGGGCGGCTGCACCACTACTCCAACCCCGGCTACACCCTGCTGGGTTCCCTGGTCGAGGCGCTGCGCGGACGGTCCTGGGCGGAGGCGCTGCGGATCGAGATCCTGGAGCCGCTGGGGCTGCGCCGCACCACGGTCCAGCCGGTCGCCCCGCACGCGGGCGGCTTCGCCGTGCACCCGTGGGCCGATGTGATGCTGCCCGAACCCGCGCAGGACCTCGGGATCATGGCCCCGGCCGGCCAGCTCTGGTCGACCGTCGGCGACCTCTGCCGGTTCGCCGCGTTCCTCGCGGAGGGCGACGACCGGGTGCTCTCCCGGGCCTCCGTCGAGGAGATGAGGGTGCCCGCCGCTCCCTCGGCCGCCGGTGACGGGGAGTCGGGCTACGGCCTCGGCCTCCAACTGCTGCGCAAGGACGGCCGGACGCTCATCGGGCACACGGGATCGCTGCCGGGCTTCGTGGCCTGTCTCTGGGTGAGCGTCGACGACGGGCTGGCGACGGTGGCGCTCGCGAACGCCACCTCGGGGCCCCTGACGGCCCTTGTGGCCGCCGATCTCCTCCGGATCGTGGCCGAGGCCGAGCCGCGCATCCCGGAGCCCTGGCGCCCCCTTCCCGCGGCCGAGGTCGACCACGAGCTCCTGGCGCTCACCGGCCCCTGGTACTGGGGCACCTACGCCTACGGGCTGAGGGTCGGTCCCGCGCGCGGGGTGACCCTGGAGCCGCTGCGCGGCGTGGGGCGCCGGGCGAGCTTCCGGGCCCTGCCGGAGGGCGGCTGGGTGGGCCTCGACGGCTACTACGCGGGGGAGACGCTCCGGGTGGTGCGCCGGGCGGACGGTTCGGTGAGCCATCTCGACCTCGGGTCCTTCGTCTTCACCCGTGAGCCGTACGAGCCGGGGGACGCCGTCCCGGGTGGCGTGGACGAGGCGGGCTGGCGCGGCCTGTGA